A single window of Leopardus geoffroyi isolate Oge1 chromosome D4, O.geoffroyi_Oge1_pat1.0, whole genome shotgun sequence DNA harbors:
- the LOC123592922 gene encoding procathepsin L-like codes for MHPSFFLATLCLGIASAAPQVNQSLDEQWSQWKATHGKLYSMDEEGQRRAVWERNMQMIEQHNWEHSQGKHSFTMAMNGFGDMTSEEFKQVLSDLKIQKHKKGKVFQAPLFAEIPSSVDWREKGYVTPVKNQGDCHSCWAFSATGALEGQMFRKTGQLVSLSEQNLVDCSWSQGNKGCHGGLMDKAFQYVKDNGGLDSEESYPYHARNESCKYKPENSVANVTAFWSVVNKEDGLMTTVATVGPVSAAVDASLNSFQFYKKGIYYDPKCSNKRLNHGVLVVGYGFEGEESDNKKYWIVKNSWGAKWGKHGYILMAKDRDNHCGIATMASFPIV; via the exons AtgcatccttccttcttcctggctACCCTTTGCCTGGGAATAGCATCAGCTGCTCCACAAGTCAATCAGAGCTTAGATGAACAATGGTCCCAGTGGAAGGCAACACACGGGAAACTATATAGCATG GATGAAGAAGGACAGAGGAGAGCAGTGTGGGAGAGGAATATGCAAATGATTGAACAGCACAATTGGGAACACAGCCAAGGGAAACACAGCTTCACAATGGCAATGAATGGCTTTGGTGACATG aCCAGTGAAGAATTCAAGCAGGTGTTGAGTGACCTTAAAATCCAGAAACACAAAAAGGGGAAAGTGTTCCAAGCACCTCTCTTTGCTGAGATCCCTTCATCTGTGGACTGGAGAGAGAAAGGCTATGTAACTCCTGTGAAGAATCAG gGTGACTGTCATTCTTGTTGGGCTTTTAGTGCAACTGGTGCCCTTGAAGGACAGATGTTCCGGAAAACTGGCCAACTTGTTTCACTGAGTGAGCAGAACCTGGTGGACTGCTCTTGGTCTCAAGGCAATAAGGGCTGCCATGGTGGCCTAATGGATAAAGCCTTCCAGTATGTTAAGGACAATGGGGGACTGGACTCAGAGGAATCCTATCCATATCATGCACGG AACGAATCCTGCAAATACAAGCCTGAGAATTCTGTTGCCAATGTGACTGCCTTCTGGAGTGTCGTAAACAAGGAGGATGGCCTAATGACCACAGTGGCAACTGTGGGGCCTGTCTCTGCTGCTGTAGATGCAAGCCTGAATTCCTTCCAGTTCTATAAAAAAG GCATTTATTATGATCCAAAGTGCAGCAATAAACGCCTGAATCACGGTGTTCTGGTGGTTGGTTATGGCTTTGAAGGAGAAGaatcagataacaaaaaataCTGGATTGTCAAGAACAG CTGGGGTGCAAAGTGGGGCAAACACGGCTACATACTCATGGCCAAGGACCGGGACAACCACTGTGGAATCGCCACCATGGCCAGCTTTCCTATCGTGTGA
- the LOC123592923 gene encoding procathepsin L-like encodes MYPFVFLIALCLGIASATIELDQSLDAQWIHWKATHGKQYGMNDSWRKAVWEKNMKMIEQHNREQSQGKHSFTMAMNGFGDMTNEEFRHMMNGLKIEKDEKGKMFKIPFFADIYVPVDRRQTPAVSPGRCASGWAFSATGALEGQMFRKTGKRVSLSVQNLLDCSWPQGNEGCNGGLMSNAFQYVKNNGGLDTEESYPYVARDGPCKYRPEHSAANVTAFENIPQQEEALMMAVANMGPISAAIDASLDTFRFYKEGIYYDPKCSSEDLNHGVLVVGYGFQGKESDNQKYWFVKNSWGADWGMDGYIKMAKDRDNHCGIATMASFPIV; translated from the exons ATGTATCCTTTTGTCTTCCTGATCGCCCTTTGCTTGGGAATAGCCTCAGCTACTATAGAGCTTGATCAAAGTTTAGATGCACAATGGATTCACTGGAAGGCAACACATGGGAAGCAATATGGAATG AATGACAGCTGGAGGAAAGCAGTGTGGgagaagaatatgaaaatgaTTGAACAGCACAATCGAGAACAAAGCCAAGGGAAACACAGCTTCACGATGGCAATGAATGGCTTTGGTGACATG aCCAATGAGGAATTCAGACACATGATGAATGGCCTTAAAATCGAGAAGGAtgagaaagggaaaatgtttaaaatacctTTCTTTGCTGATATCTATGTACCTGTGGACAGGAGACAGACACCTGCTGTAAGTCCT gGTCGGTGTGCTTCTGGCTGGGCTTTTAGTGCAACTGGTGCCCTTGAAGGACAGATGTTCCGGAAAACTGGCAAACGTGTTTCCTTGAGTGTGCAGAACCTCCTGGACTGCTCTTGGCCTCAAGGCAACGAGGGCTGCAATGGTGGTCTAATGAGCAATGCCTTCCAGTATGTTAAGAACAATGGAGGCCTGGACACAGAGGAATCCTATCCATATGTTGCAAGA GATGGACCCTGCAAATACAGGCCTGAGCATTCTGCTGCCAATGTCACCGCCTTCGAGAACATCCCTCAGCAGGAGGAGGCCCTTATGATGGCAGTGGCAAATATGGGGCCCATCTCGGCTGCTATAGATGCAAGCCTGGATACCTTCCGCTTCTATAAAGAAG GCATTTATTATGATCCAAAGTGCAGCAGTGAAGACCTGAATCACGGTGTTCTGGTGGTTGGCTATGGCTTTCAAGGAAAAGAATCCGATAACCAAAAATATTGGTTTGTCAAGAACAG CTGGGGCGCTGACTGGGGCATGGACGGCtacataaaaatggccaaagaccGGGACAACCATTGTGGAATCGCCACCATGGCTAGCTTTCCTATCGTGTAA